A genomic segment from Rhodospirillaceae bacterium encodes:
- a CDS encoding class I SAM-dependent methyltransferase yields MSVPLPPDSRSLYRHGMMPEINHDESARVNVLASLNASVAATLSSGVKLAYEHDAKPKLTAEELDLTDPKVQTGATVRKAIWSSPVYQSWASLRRAIQEMNRQTARHIALRQLEALRQQAAALTHAEDSTDATLRLNPLFKVPRYLVEADNHLQPGGYHTEIVPGDLTAAATYDIATFVTAMGMFGAKGDSGGRGMAKWLKQHHPDFKPKRILDIGAAHGNNTLPLAAAFPEAEVVALDAGAPMLRYGQARAHSMGFPNVRFIQGAAEDLDNSLGTFDWIQTTMVFHETSGVALPRILKQIHGALNPGGLTLNLEQPNFTPDTPVFDRFLRNWDAWYNNEPFWVQLHGMDFQAELHAAGFAPENCIEGGVNPDLEPGHYPAWAGKISRHDHEHVKPTPEKQGYNGEAWYLFGAWK; encoded by the coding sequence ATGTCCGTCCCATTACCACCGGATTCACGTTCGCTTTATCGCCATGGCATGATGCCCGAGATCAACCATGATGAGTCGGCGCGGGTTAATGTGCTGGCCTCACTCAACGCTTCAGTTGCGGCCACATTGAGTTCTGGCGTCAAGCTGGCCTATGAGCATGACGCTAAGCCCAAGTTGACAGCTGAAGAGCTTGATCTCACAGACCCCAAAGTCCAGACCGGTGCCACGGTGCGCAAAGCGATCTGGTCGAGCCCGGTGTATCAATCCTGGGCGAGCCTGCGCCGCGCCATTCAGGAGATGAATCGCCAGACCGCGCGTCATATCGCGCTCCGGCAATTGGAGGCCCTGCGGCAGCAGGCTGCGGCCTTGACCCACGCAGAAGACTCGACAGACGCCACCTTGCGCCTAAATCCATTATTCAAGGTGCCGCGCTATCTTGTTGAGGCTGATAATCATCTCCAGCCCGGAGGCTATCACACTGAAATCGTGCCCGGTGATCTGACGGCGGCGGCCACCTATGATATCGCGACCTTTGTCACAGCGATGGGGATGTTTGGCGCGAAAGGAGATTCGGGCGGACGTGGCATGGCCAAATGGCTGAAGCAGCATCATCCCGACTTCAAACCAAAACGAATTCTTGATATCGGCGCGGCCCACGGCAACAACACACTGCCGCTGGCTGCCGCCTTCCCTGAGGCTGAGGTCGTCGCACTGGATGCGGGTGCGCCGATGCTGCGTTACGGTCAAGCGCGGGCGCACTCCATGGGGTTTCCGAATGTACGCTTTATCCAGGGAGCCGCTGAAGACCTTGATAACTCCCTCGGCACGTTTGATTGGATTCAGACCACCATGGTTTTCCACGAAACCTCCGGCGTCGCGTTGCCCAGGATTTTAAAGCAGATACATGGCGCGCTTAATCCGGGCGGACTGACGCTTAACCTGGAGCAACCCAATTTCACACCTGACACCCCCGTGTTTGATCGGTTTTTACGCAACTGGGATGCCTGGTATAATAACGAGCCGTTTTGGGTGCAGTTGCATGGCATGGACTTTCAAGCTGAGCTGCACGCCGCCGGGTTCGCCCCAGAGAACTGCATTGAAGGGGGCGTCAATCCAGACCTGGAACCGGGCCATTACCCCGCCTGGGCTGGCAAAATCAGCCGCCATGATCATGAGCATGTCAAACCAACGCCTGAGAAGCAGGGATACAACGGCGAGGCGTGGTACCTATTTGGGGCCTGGAAGTAA
- a CDS encoding FAD-dependent oxidoreductase, which yields MKKSDFKAYTANRRSFLKVGLATAALTSMPRAVHARNASDVIVIGAGLSGLNATLLLEEMGASVTLLEGTDRIGGRLYTAPENEVPGHPEMGGSGIGGGYARLKDAAARYGVALEPARPRTEPRDGEVMYHLYNENILVDEWEGHAKNPFVDPAARAMPPYFYQFTAYGAANPLPEGDIEAWQDPAYAKYDISVYDFLKARGVPDPAIHLGSGTNMSYGSNVFDLSVLMWFQIATWGQVIGALGDGSGSKAGVGGNQRIPEAMATGLKTEIRFKTHVTGIRSLPDGVEVHTRDGEIHRAKYLISSLPYSALKFVSVEPSLQGTQSDAVKNLGYTPVFQVHFVPTRKFWEDDGLPPSMWTDRSMGRFMALKNDPSNPDDVTSYISFVNGDMAKFMDRMPPDDAVAFMMQELAEIRPSTRGALKPVKVWSWNRNIFAGGAYAYWKPGQITSFATTLATPWHRIHFAGEHTSATDRGMEGAMESGERAAFEVLDRL from the coding sequence ATGAAAAAGTCAGACTTTAAGGCGTACACCGCCAACCGGCGCAGCTTTCTGAAGGTTGGACTCGCGACAGCAGCACTCACGTCAATGCCGCGCGCTGTCCATGCCCGCAACGCTTCAGACGTCATTGTGATCGGCGCCGGGCTGTCCGGTCTTAACGCCACTTTGCTGCTCGAAGAGATGGGGGCCTCCGTCACCTTGCTAGAAGGCACAGATCGCATTGGTGGCCGATTGTATACCGCGCCCGAGAACGAAGTGCCGGGTCATCCGGAAATGGGCGGCAGTGGCATTGGCGGCGGCTACGCCAGATTAAAAGATGCAGCCGCGCGTTACGGCGTTGCGCTTGAACCCGCGCGCCCCCGCACCGAGCCGCGCGACGGCGAAGTGATGTATCACCTGTATAACGAGAACATCCTGGTCGATGAGTGGGAAGGGCACGCCAAGAACCCGTTTGTCGATCCGGCGGCGCGGGCGATGCCACCTTATTTCTATCAGTTCACGGCCTATGGCGCGGCCAACCCGTTGCCGGAAGGCGATATAGAAGCCTGGCAAGATCCAGCGTATGCCAAATACGACATCTCTGTTTACGACTTCCTCAAAGCGCGTGGTGTGCCTGATCCCGCCATACACCTCGGCTCTGGCACCAACATGAGCTACGGCTCCAACGTCTTTGATCTCTCTGTTTTAATGTGGTTCCAAATTGCCACCTGGGGGCAAGTCATTGGTGCGTTGGGCGATGGCAGTGGGTCAAAAGCCGGCGTCGGCGGCAACCAGCGCATCCCCGAAGCCATGGCCACGGGCCTAAAGACGGAAATCCGGTTTAAGACCCATGTCACCGGCATACGCTCGCTGCCCGATGGCGTGGAAGTGCATACCCGCGACGGCGAAATTCACCGGGCGAAGTATCTCATCTCGTCACTGCCCTATTCTGCGTTAAAGTTTGTGTCTGTTGAGCCGTCTTTGCAGGGTACCCAGTCTGATGCGGTTAAGAACCTCGGGTATACTCCGGTGTTTCAAGTCCACTTCGTGCCGACCCGCAAGTTTTGGGAAGACGATGGCCTGCCGCCGAGCATGTGGACCGACCGCAGTATGGGGCGCTTCATGGCGCTAAAGAATGATCCGTCCAATCCCGATGACGTGACCAGCTATATTTCTTTCGTCAACGGCGATATGGCGAAATTCATGGATCGTATGCCGCCGGATGATGCGGTGGCTTTTATGATGCAAGAGCTGGCGGAGATCAGACCCAGCACCAGGGGGGCGTTAAAACCGGTCAAGGTTTGGTCGTGGAACCGCAACATCTTTGCGGGCGGGGCGTATGCCTATTGGAAGCCGGGTCAAATCACTTCGTTCGCGACAACACTCGCCACACCGTGGCACCGCATCCATTTTGCGGGTGAGCATACCTCTGCCACCGACCGCGGCATGGAGGGCGCGATGGAGTCCGGCGAACGGGCGGCGTTTGAGGTTCTTGATCGCCTCTAA
- a CDS encoding sigma-54 dependent transcriptional regulator — protein sequence MTPGHINKVLIIEDEPALAQLYASYLAPDSFAVTVVNTGAEAQTQLTETVFNAVVTDVQLPDANGIELVKSLKTNHPETAVVVISAHGSVSMSVEAMRAGADDFLVKPFSSSRLTTTLSNVLKTQTLQSQISELKSRKERGRFHSFVGSSKPMQGVYRLIELAAKSKAPVLITGESGTGKELCAEALHHQGPRANKPFVALNCGAIPKDLLESEIFGHVKGAFTGATVDRNGAASSADGGILFLDEICELEYDVQSKLLRFLQTGKVQKVGSDHVSEVDVRVICATNRDPAEEVQRGTFRDDLYYRLNVIPIHLPSLRDRGHDVIEIAAKFAADLGQEERGHSAHLTEDAQARLLSHPWPGNVRELINKIRSAIVLNDTADLTSDTLGLNETGSKANIREVSASAKESLDAQLDVLPLWKVERQAIESAIQKCDGNIVQAAQLLEVSPSTIYRKRAEWVET from the coding sequence ATGACTCCGGGACACATCAATAAAGTACTGATCATTGAGGATGAGCCCGCTTTGGCTCAGCTGTATGCCAGCTATCTCGCCCCTGACTCTTTTGCGGTCACAGTGGTCAACACCGGCGCAGAAGCTCAGACGCAGCTGACCGAAACCGTATTCAATGCGGTCGTCACCGACGTTCAGCTGCCCGATGCAAATGGCATTGAGCTGGTGAAGTCTCTGAAGACCAATCACCCAGAGACGGCTGTGGTTGTCATATCGGCTCATGGGTCCGTGAGCATGTCTGTTGAGGCCATGCGCGCCGGGGCGGATGACTTTCTGGTCAAGCCCTTCAGCAGCAGCCGTTTAACGACAACACTGTCTAATGTTCTCAAAACCCAAACCCTGCAAAGTCAGATTTCTGAGCTCAAGAGTCGTAAAGAACGTGGTCGTTTCCACAGCTTTGTTGGGTCATCAAAGCCCATGCAAGGAGTGTATCGCCTGATCGAACTTGCGGCCAAAAGCAAGGCCCCGGTGCTGATCACCGGGGAGAGCGGAACTGGCAAGGAGCTCTGTGCTGAGGCGCTCCATCACCAGGGGCCCAGAGCGAATAAACCATTTGTGGCGCTGAACTGTGGCGCGATCCCGAAAGACCTTCTTGAAAGCGAGATTTTTGGTCACGTAAAAGGCGCGTTTACGGGGGCCACGGTAGACCGCAACGGCGCCGCTTCGTCTGCGGACGGCGGGATTCTCTTTTTAGATGAGATTTGTGAACTTGAGTACGACGTGCAGTCCAAGCTGTTGCGGTTTCTGCAAACCGGCAAGGTCCAGAAAGTAGGGTCAGATCACGTTTCTGAGGTCGATGTCCGTGTCATTTGTGCGACCAACCGTGACCCCGCAGAGGAAGTGCAGCGCGGCACTTTCAGGGACGATTTATACTATCGGCTCAATGTCATCCCCATACACCTGCCATCCCTCAGGGATCGTGGGCATGACGTTATTGAAATCGCAGCTAAGTTTGCTGCTGATCTGGGGCAGGAGGAGCGCGGCCACTCTGCGCATTTGACCGAGGATGCCCAAGCCCGGCTGCTCAGCCATCCCTGGCCTGGTAATGTCAGGGAACTCATCAATAAAATTCGCTCCGCAATCGTTTTAAATGACACCGCGGACCTCACTTCAGACACTCTGGGTCTTAATGAAACGGGGTCTAAAGCTAACATCAGAGAGGTTTCAGCATCTGCAAAAGAGAGTCTGGATGCGCAGTTAGATGTGTTGCCTTTGTGGAAAGTTGAACGCCAGGCGATCGAATCTGCCATTCAGAAGTGTGACGGTAATATTGTCCAAGCAGCCCAGCTTCTGGAGGTCAGCCCGTCAACAATTTATCGCAAGCGGGCCGAATGGGTGGAAACCTAG
- a CDS encoding DUF305 domain-containing protein yields the protein MRETQKTYVRFFSMIATSMAVMFGLMYLNSYEMAHVRWSETRFYMTLIMGAGMAVVMLSFMLGMYENSKVNALIYGGSVVVFLASLWLVRSQSTVDDTSWMTAMIPHHSIAILTSERANIDDARVQALATAIIAAQRREIKEMEWMLKDIEANGVAKTAAEAAARPVPNFEVNK from the coding sequence ATGCGCGAGACCCAAAAAACCTACGTACGTTTTTTTAGCATGATTGCCACATCCATGGCTGTGATGTTTGGACTGATGTATCTTAATTCCTACGAAATGGCGCATGTGCGCTGGAGTGAGACACGGTTTTACATGACCCTCATTATGGGAGCCGGCATGGCTGTGGTGATGTTGAGTTTCATGCTGGGCATGTATGAGAATTCCAAAGTTAACGCCTTGATATACGGCGGCAGTGTGGTGGTTTTTTTGGCCTCACTGTGGTTGGTGCGCAGTCAGTCGACCGTTGATGACACCTCCTGGATGACAGCCATGATTCCGCATCACTCCATCGCCATCCTGACCAGCGAACGGGCAAATATCGACGATGCACGGGTTCAAGCTCTCGCCACCGCCATCATCGCGGCGCAACGGCGCGAAATTAAAGAAATGGAATGGATGCTCAAAGACATTGAAGCAAACGGCGTGGCCAAAACTGCAGCAGAAGCCGCAGCCCGCCCGGTCCCTAATTTTGAAGTCAATAAATAG
- a CDS encoding nitrilase-related carbon-nitrogen hydrolase → MTSQKNESKRSDATLNDASRNDPTRRHVLFAGAGLSVGALAATGGRAAQAADEKPVSDEDAGRYGGIKINVKPGIEAAGPKVPLYRAACVQTVATPAFDSNGKFRPDGLQTNVDRVAAWIERGADEVGAKLYSFSEFCLQPAPAGAGVEEWIKGSIEANGPEIEQLGRAAQKANAFVAINAAERIAAFPGRYFLSGMIISPSGDLIVNYRKLNDPTVKTRPGDILPAWLDAFGEDSLFPVADTEIGVLASMVALDVKQPEVMRGFALKGAELIVNPTASPEFPGAVRPSVSTMTRRVRASENMAYVLLSNLGPVGEDETAEVSPRQPSEIIDFRGELMAAAEDGGEGFITATIDIDALRQARTGLGSQNTLGALQVPVHRLTYNAAEFAPVGAFTDTPIQDASEHDDLLRETIKSLVDRGVLKAPGVA, encoded by the coding sequence ATGACCTCACAAAAAAATGAGTCAAAACGGAGTGATGCAACACTGAACGATGCAAGCCGGAACGACCCAACACGCCGCCATGTTTTGTTCGCCGGCGCGGGTCTGTCTGTCGGCGCGCTTGCGGCGACCGGTGGCCGTGCGGCTCAGGCAGCAGATGAAAAACCCGTCAGTGATGAAGATGCCGGGCGTTACGGTGGTATAAAAATAAATGTCAAGCCGGGTATCGAGGCGGCGGGGCCTAAAGTGCCTTTGTACCGCGCCGCCTGTGTGCAGACGGTCGCGACGCCCGCCTTTGACAGCAATGGAAAATTCCGTCCTGATGGTTTGCAGACCAATGTTGACCGGGTGGCAGCGTGGATTGAGCGCGGCGCGGACGAGGTTGGCGCGAAGTTGTATTCCTTCTCTGAGTTCTGCTTGCAGCCGGCCCCGGCGGGCGCCGGTGTCGAGGAATGGATCAAGGGCTCCATTGAGGCCAACGGCCCGGAGATCGAACAGCTGGGCCGGGCCGCGCAAAAAGCAAACGCCTTTGTCGCCATCAACGCCGCCGAACGCATTGCGGCTTTCCCAGGCCGTTATTTTCTCAGCGGTATGATTATTTCTCCCAGCGGCGATCTCATCGTCAATTATCGCAAACTCAATGACCCGACAGTGAAAACCCGCCCGGGCGATATTCTTCCCGCCTGGTTGGACGCCTTTGGCGAGGACAGTCTGTTTCCGGTGGCGGACACAGAGATCGGCGTGCTCGCCAGCATGGTGGCCTTGGACGTCAAACAGCCCGAAGTTATGCGCGGGTTTGCCCTCAAAGGGGCCGAGCTGATTGTCAATCCGACCGCGTCGCCGGAGTTTCCGGGTGCCGTGCGTCCAAGCGTCAGCACCATGACCCGCCGTGTTCGCGCGTCCGAAAACATGGCCTATGTCCTGCTGTCAAATTTAGGTCCGGTGGGCGAGGATGAAACAGCGGAGGTTTCACCCCGGCAACCGTCAGAGATTATCGATTTTCGTGGTGAACTAATGGCGGCAGCCGAAGATGGCGGCGAAGGCTTCATCACCGCGACCATTGATATTGATGCCCTGCGTCAGGCGCGCACCGGTCTGGGGTCGCAGAACACGTTGGGCGCGCTGCAGGTGCCGGTGCATCGCCTGACCTACAATGCGGCTGAGTTTGCCCCCGTCGGGGCGTTCACAGACACACCCATTCAGGACGCCAGTGAGCACGATGACCTGCTGCGTGAGACCATCAAGAGCTTGGTGGACCGCGGCGTCTTGAAAGCCCCCGGTGTGGCATAA
- a CDS encoding peptidase domain-containing ABC transporter, with protein MNHPTSAIPLFEDSIPKILMSRGEVLVSTVLINLLGLALPLALLQVYDRIIPNQSVSTLSLLVVGVGIAVLLEALMRLSRSYVMGRVGAKFEYTAGCAAFEHMLASDIGAFERTGSGVHTERFGALNQLRDFYSGQAVLTLLDLPFALLFLGLIFTLGGSVVVIPVALSVVFFLGTLALGRRLEARMDEQLEKEEDRYSYIIGVLNGIHTVKSMAFENLLQRRSERLQESKINAGLKVDELASLMTDMGHLLTQVCIVTVVAYGGALVIDGTLTIGALAACTLLAGRALQPLNGVIGFWTRFQSIKNARKRFRTIFDMPLDRDLKDDVSHDRLNIEGEITLRDVTFKFTDDGETVLDSVNLHIAPGEIIGIAGPNGSGKSVLLTLIRGLIQPTTGEVFIDGEPLLKSGPARLHGQVAYLPQREALYRGTILENITTFRPELKEQAKVIADMVGLKAVIGKMPLGYQTQVGAGAGDLLPRGVAQRIALARVLFDRPKIMLFDEANSAMDDDGDSYLRDILHRLKGHTTCIVVSHRPSILRLTDRIYHMNNGRLDDDPHRPEGAKDRPEGAKDRPEGAKDRPEGAKDRPEGAKDR; from the coding sequence ATGAACCACCCGACGTCAGCAATACCCTTATTTGAGGACTCTATCCCAAAAATATTGATGTCCCGTGGGGAAGTGTTGGTCTCTACGGTTCTTATTAACCTGCTTGGCTTGGCGCTGCCTCTTGCCCTGTTGCAAGTGTATGACCGCATCATCCCCAACCAAAGTGTTAGCACTTTATCTCTGCTCGTTGTGGGGGTTGGCATTGCTGTGCTGCTTGAGGCGCTGATGCGGTTATCCCGGTCCTACGTTATGGGGCGCGTGGGGGCGAAGTTCGAATACACCGCAGGCTGCGCAGCTTTTGAGCATATGTTGGCATCCGATATCGGCGCTTTTGAGCGTACCGGCTCTGGCGTTCATACCGAACGTTTCGGTGCCCTGAATCAATTGCGCGACTTCTATTCCGGCCAAGCGGTTCTGACGTTGCTGGACTTACCATTTGCGCTGTTGTTCTTAGGTCTCATCTTTACGCTGGGCGGCAGTGTTGTGGTGATTCCTGTTGCGCTTTCGGTGGTATTTTTTCTCGGCACATTGGCGCTGGGCCGGCGTCTAGAAGCGCGGATGGATGAGCAGCTTGAAAAAGAAGAAGACAGATACAGCTACATCATTGGCGTGTTGAACGGCATTCACACTGTGAAAAGCATGGCCTTTGAGAACCTTCTTCAGCGCCGCTCTGAACGGTTACAGGAAAGTAAAATTAACGCTGGCCTCAAAGTCGATGAACTGGCGTCCTTGATGACCGACATGGGCCATTTGTTGACCCAAGTGTGCATTGTGACCGTGGTCGCTTACGGGGGGGCCTTGGTGATCGATGGCACGCTGACCATTGGTGCGCTCGCGGCTTGTACCTTGCTTGCGGGGCGCGCCTTGCAACCCCTGAACGGTGTGATTGGCTTCTGGACGCGTTTTCAATCCATTAAAAACGCCCGAAAGAGATTCCGGACGATCTTTGATATGCCCTTGGATCGCGATCTGAAAGACGATGTAAGCCATGACCGCTTGAATATTGAAGGCGAGATTACGCTGCGTGATGTGACCTTCAAGTTTACGGACGACGGTGAGACGGTTCTTGATAGCGTTAATTTGCATATCGCGCCCGGCGAAATTATCGGCATCGCAGGGCCTAACGGCAGCGGCAAGTCTGTTCTGCTCACCTTGATCCGAGGGCTCATTCAACCCACAACAGGTGAAGTCTTCATTGATGGTGAACCGTTGTTGAAAAGTGGTCCGGCACGTCTTCATGGGCAAGTGGCTTATTTACCGCAACGCGAAGCGCTTTATCGCGGCACCATCTTAGAAAACATCACAACGTTTCGACCGGAACTTAAAGAGCAGGCCAAAGTTATTGCAGATATGGTCGGTTTGAAGGCTGTGATTGGCAAGATGCCGCTTGGTTATCAGACCCAAGTGGGCGCGGGAGCAGGAGATCTGCTGCCGCGCGGTGTGGCCCAACGCATTGCGCTGGCGCGGGTTCTGTTCGACCGGCCTAAGATCATGCTGTTTGATGAAGCCAACTCCGCTATGGACGACGATGGTGATTCCTACCTGAGAGATATTTTACACCGCTTAAAGGGCCACACGACTTGCATTGTCGTGAGTCACAGGCCTTCCATTCTCAGGCTGACGGATCGTATTTACCATATGAATAATGGTCGGCTTGATGATGATCCGCACAGACCGGAGGGCGCGAAAGACAGACCGGAGGGCGCGAAAGACAGACCGGAGGGCGCGAAAGACAGACCGGAGGGCGCGAAAGACAGACCGGAGGGCGCGAAAGACAGAC
- a CDS encoding alpha/beta hydrolase, giving the protein MTLRRGYADGPFGQLHFQDSGGDGAPLILCSQSPLTSRQFDKVYPLLAEAGIRTIGIDTPGFGMSDPPSQPPFIPDYAKAIPAVLDHLGLASAHAGGHHTGCKIAMEAAIAYPDRVRSLVLSGPGPMSREEQQSYIDTVLEEEKNFAPKADGSHFSDMFVKRLKWVEDQPDGLDLCTGYVVQPLIGRGPFWYGHHAAFNYDGAAAMQKVTQPTLALFNTGDILYPLAEKTMQLCPHFTYIEIEGGGVDITDTHPKIWVEKVAGYLHSLTV; this is encoded by the coding sequence ATGACTTTGCGACGTGGATACGCTGATGGCCCGTTCGGCCAACTTCATTTTCAAGACAGCGGCGGCGATGGCGCGCCTTTGATTTTATGCTCACAGTCGCCCTTAACGAGTCGTCAATTCGATAAGGTCTATCCGCTGTTGGCCGAAGCTGGCATCCGCACCATCGGCATTGATACGCCTGGGTTTGGCATGTCTGACCCGCCATCCCAGCCGCCGTTTATTCCCGATTATGCCAAGGCTATTCCTGCCGTGCTTGATCACCTTGGGCTGGCCTCGGCCCATGCTGGCGGCCACCACACCGGCTGTAAAATCGCCATGGAAGCCGCCATCGCTTATCCGGATCGGGTGCGGTCTCTGGTGTTGTCCGGGCCTGGCCCCATGAGCCGGGAAGAGCAGCAAAGCTATATCGATACCGTGCTGGAAGAAGAAAAAAACTTTGCCCCCAAAGCCGATGGTTCACACTTCTCAGATATGTTTGTGAAGCGCCTGAAGTGGGTCGAAGATCAGCCCGACGGGCTCGATCTTTGTACCGGCTATGTGGTGCAGCCTCTCATCGGGCGGGGTCCATTTTGGTATGGTCACCATGCCGCCTTTAACTATGATGGCGCCGCTGCTATGCAGAAGGTCACACAGCCAACCCTGGCCCTGTTTAACACTGGCGACATCCTCTACCCGCTGGCCGAAAAGACCATGCAGCTCTGCCCGCATTTTACCTATATCGAAATCGAAGGTGGCGGTGTGGATATCACTGATACCCACCCAAAAATCTGGGTCGAGAAGGTGGCCGGCTATCTTCACAGCTTAACAGTTTAG
- a CDS encoding CpcT/CpeT family chromophore lyase, producing MSLRTYYRALVLAACGVALGATLGAALAPAPVQAQSPLEQDLAQIMTWWPGTYNNDKQVAEVEARMGEDNFTGEVWRVDNSGMGGYLNVTSHYARIDFPALGENVLYVEEYRDGDPSETYRQRIYNLTIDQEEEVIRVNLINFKDREKYIGAYKDLSMLEGLTPDDISAFPEICDLIVDQRGNAYHMPMRTNACAFGGQAFSYEAVIDGSSFWFRDKIVRLDDGTVVMTMANFNFHKLDRVQ from the coding sequence ATGAGTTTACGCACTTACTACAGAGCACTCGTCTTGGCTGCGTGTGGGGTTGCGCTTGGGGCTACACTCGGGGCAGCCCTCGCACCCGCCCCGGTTCAGGCTCAAAGCCCGCTGGAGCAAGACCTCGCACAGATCATGACCTGGTGGCCCGGCACTTATAACAACGACAAACAGGTGGCAGAGGTCGAAGCGCGCATGGGCGAAGATAACTTCACTGGTGAAGTGTGGCGCGTCGATAACTCCGGCATGGGCGGCTATCTTAACGTCACCTCTCACTACGCCCGCATCGATTTTCCAGCATTGGGTGAGAATGTTTTGTACGTTGAAGAGTATCGCGATGGTGATCCGAGTGAGACCTATCGCCAACGTATCTATAATCTCACCATTGATCAGGAAGAAGAAGTCATTCGCGTTAACCTGATCAACTTCAAAGACCGGGAAAAATACATCGGGGCGTATAAAGACCTGTCTATGTTAGAGGGTCTGACCCCGGACGACATTTCCGCATTTCCAGAGATTTGCGATTTGATCGTCGATCAACGCGGTAACGCCTATCATATGCCCATGCGCACAAACGCCTGTGCCTTTGGCGGCCAGGCTTTCAGCTATGAAGCCGTGATTGACGGCAGTTCTTTTTGGTTCCGCGACAAAATTGTCCGCTTGGACGACGGGACTGTGGTTATGACCATGGCCAACTTCAACTTCCATAAGTTAGACCGCGTTCAGTAA
- a CDS encoding glutaredoxin family protein, with protein sequence MTNTTAPIQAATVYRMVTDEHICPFGLKTKDLMERQGFSVEDHWLETRDQADAFMDKHDVKTTPQVFIGNERIGGYEAVRKYFGMAVRDEDATTYRPVIAVFAMAALMALAVSWAAFGSVFTVRAVEWFIAISMCILAILKLRDLESFSNMFLGYDLLARRMVRYAYVYPFAEAGAGVLMVAGALTWVSAPVALFIGTIGAVSVFKAVYIDKRDLKCACVGGNSNVPLGVISLTENVMMIAMALWMLSK encoded by the coding sequence ATGACGAATACGACCGCCCCGATCCAGGCCGCTACAGTGTATCGCATGGTGACGGACGAGCACATCTGTCCGTTTGGACTGAAAACCAAGGACCTGATGGAACGTCAGGGGTTTAGTGTAGAGGACCATTGGTTGGAAACGCGCGACCAAGCCGATGCCTTTATGGACAAACACGACGTGAAAACCACGCCGCAGGTGTTTATCGGCAACGAGCGGATCGGCGGTTACGAGGCGGTGCGAAAGTATTTTGGTATGGCTGTCAGGGATGAGGATGCAACCACCTACAGACCAGTTATCGCCGTGTTTGCTATGGCCGCCTTAATGGCGCTGGCAGTGAGTTGGGCGGCTTTCGGGTCTGTATTTACCGTGCGGGCTGTGGAGTGGTTTATTGCCATCAGCATGTGCATTCTCGCCATTTTAAAACTGCGGGACCTGGAAAGCTTTTCAAATATGTTTTTGGGCTATGACCTGCTGGCGCGGCGGATGGTGCGCTATGCCTATGTCTACCCTTTTGCGGAAGCAGGCGCCGGCGTGCTTATGGTGGCCGGGGCGCTAACCTGGGTATCGGCCCCGGTTGCGTTGTTCATCGGGACCATCGGTGCCGTGTCTGTTTTTAAAGCCGTCTATATTGATAAACGAGACCTAAAATGTGCCTGTGTTGGCGGCAACAGCAATGTACCCCTCGGCGTTATCTCGCTGACTGAAAATGTAATGATGATCGCCATGGCACTCTGGATGCTCTCAAAATAG
- a CDS encoding VOC family protein gives MKTYLTAVVMVLCASQANAQTMTMTPPSWPATEPKLESAIAWRSTIMVRDVDVSLKLYRDIFGMRLSESLRNVASPVLEWTLGFEPGEAMDFEVLRPALDSDQVNANSSYLALIAPHIKKPEAPAIPETARKPYGAIGLFILTPDADAAFNQVKAAAAEDGYVIVKEGERTAAGRMTRFWMKDADGVGLFVAESNPMPLFLKKVEPTIRHIPE, from the coding sequence ATGAAGACATATTTGACGGCTGTCGTGATGGTTTTATGTGCCAGCCAAGCCAACGCCCAAACCATGACCATGACGCCGCCATCCTGGCCGGCAACAGAGCCCAAGCTGGAGAGCGCAATCGCGTGGCGTTCAACCATCATGGTGCGCGACGTTGATGTATCGTTGAAACTTTACCGCGACATCTTTGGGATGCGTCTGAGCGAGAGCTTGCGCAATGTGGCCAGTCCGGTGTTGGAATGGACGCTCGGCTTTGAGCCCGGTGAAGCGATGGACTTTGAAGTGCTGCGTCCGGCGCTGGACAGTGATCAGGTCAACGCCAATTCAAGCTATCTCGCCCTGATCGCGCCCCATATCAAGAAGCCTGAGGCCCCGGCCATTCCTGAGACGGCGCGCAAGCCCTATGGGGCGATTGGTCTGTTCATTTTAACGCCCGACGCAGATGCGGCGTTCAACCAGGTCAAAGCTGCCGCCGCTGAGGACGGGTATGTGATTGTCAAAGAGGGCGAACGCACCGCCGCCGGACGCATGACACGTTTCTGGATGAAAGATGCAGATGGCGTGGGTCTGTTTGTCGCCGAGTCAAACCCCATGCCGCTCTTCCTCAAGAAAGTCGAACCCACCATTCGACACATCCCTGAATGA